The Methanofollis sp. genome segment TCTTTTTTGATTGTGCGATCCTTTTGAATCGGGCATGATCCCCGGGTTCAAGCATGCCGCATGAAAAGTGTTCTGAGGAGGTCTGGCAATACCAGGAGGAGATTGGTCTCCTCGCCTTCTCGGATCACAGGAGCACTCCATGTACCACGGCCCGATCCCCTCACAAATGTCATCTTCCCTGTCTTGTTTTTCTATCCCTCTCCTCCTGCATGACTGCTACAGTGTGCAGGGCATACGGTCCCCGTGACAGATAAACGATCTGCACAGAATGGATATATAAAACAACAGAGATATTATGGGTCGTGGATGCCCGAACGGGTGTCCCGCAGGAGGCCGGGGACTTCGATTGGCGTCGTGTCCCGGCCTTCCTCTGCCCGGAGGCGATCGGGTTGTTGGATATCATCAGGGATAGCCGTTGCGGTCTGTTTGCTTCTGGGTAAATTTTCTTGCGGAGGAAAAAATGAAACGAAACAGATCATTATGGAGAGGAACAGTACCAACTCTGGTGTTTATAGCATGTTTTGCTCTGGTAACAGCAGTGAGTGCTGGTTCAGGGGATGACAATGATCTCTCCAATCCAGAAGTTGGCGTAGAATGGGTTACTGAATATCTATATCCCAGTTGTAATCTTCCAAGCGCTGATGACTGTGCTCTTGGGTTTTATAACACACTCGGGAACGCGGGCTGGACACAGAAGTTTAATAAAGGAACCACTACCGTAGCGATCGATCAGTGGGTCTCAGACGGTTCAGATTCATCCTATGTGGATGGAGCCGACATTGTCATGTTCGTCGGCCATGGAGCAAATAATCTTATAAAACTCGCTACGGATCCGTTACATTGGATGTATTATGATTGCTGTGAATGGGGAGATTACGATCTTGAATGGATGCTGCTGCATTCCTGTAATACCGCGCAAGTACCTGGAAATTTCAAATCAAATAAGAGATAGGCACTAAACGGTGCGCATCTGATCTGCGGCTTCGACACTGTAGCATATGATTATGCTGAGGATGGGGAGAGCTGCGCCCAGAAACTCCTGAGTGGATATAAAGTTCGGCTTGCGTGGTACAACGCTATCGATGAAACACACCCCAGTGGAGTCCGTGTCGGTATCGTCGGAGAAAACTCCGACTGCGGGAATGATCGCGTCTGGGGAGAAGGTTCGGTCATCGCAGATCCTGTTGTAGACAGTGAAATTTATCGGTGGTTATATAACTGCAATCAGGGAGGGAAGAAGCCATGAAAAAAACCTACATCCTGCTTGCTGGCATTCTGGTGCTGGTTTCCGCAGTGGCGGTGTATTCACTGTTCCTCACAGACGAAGGGCAGAGAGGCTCGCTACCGACAATACAGGGAAGTGCCGAGACTGAATTCGACGTTATGACCGATTTTCCAGCACCGACAGACACATCGTACCCTGTGTATGGGACCGATGTACCGGCAGTAACAGTGCAGTCGGTGGAAAAGATTGCAGGCTTATTCGGGATGACCGGAAATGCCGAGGTTTGTAACCAGAAGACCGGGGAGATCCAGATTGTCGACGAATCAAAGGAGAATGTATCCAGACTCTCCATGTATCCTCCGTCCGGGGCAATCCTCTACGAAATTCCTGACAAAGAGTTTCCTGCTGCTGTCAGGGAACAACCTGTTCTCCCCTCCCGGGACGAAGCAATACAGATCGCCAATGTCTTCCTGAAGGAACGGGGGTTGTTGCCGTCTGAAGCGAAGGTGAGTACCGTTGAAGTAAACCAGCAGCAGGAGGTCTGGAAGGCAGGGGGCAGTGAACCCGAAAGAGTTTACAGCATTACTCTTGCAGTCAGGTATGCACGGACACTCGACGGTGTTCCGGTCTACGGTGATGAGATGGCCGTCATCATCGGCGACGGCGGTGAAGTCGTCGGGATGGTTAAGTGCTGGCGTCCGGTCGAAGCAACGGGAGAAACAATGATCATCCCTGCGGAAAAGGCATATGAAAACCTTAAAGCGGAAAAAACCGTTATCCCTCAGGACATGGCAGGATATGACCGTATATCCATTGAAAATATATCCCTGGGGTACTGGATGAAACCAAGGATCTACGAACAAAAAACG includes the following:
- a CDS encoding calcium-dependent protein kinase, whose translation is MKKTYILLAGILVLVSAVAVYSLFLTDEGQRGSLPTIQGSAETEFDVMTDFPAPTDTSYPVYGTDVPAVTVQSVEKIAGLFGMTGNAEVCNQKTGEIQIVDESKENVSRLSMYPPSGAILYEIPDKEFPAAVREQPVLPSRDEAIQIANVFLKERGLLPSEAKVSTVEVNQQQEVWKAGGSEPERVYSITLAVRYARTLDGVPVYGDEMAVIIGDGGEVVGMVKCWRPVEATGETMIIPAEKAYENLKAEKTVIPQDMAGYDRISIENISLGYWMKPRIYEQKTVTPVWAFSGTAYYDGKEEPYLNYVSAVPEGA